In Thermus filiformis, one DNA window encodes the following:
- a CDS encoding HEPN domain-containing protein — protein MNRARDWLLQAEKDLEMAEIARKAGRHEWACFAAQQAAEKAVKALHLHLGQEAWGHLVARLLKELPLEVPQHLVEKARYLDSLYIPTRYPDAFPEGPSAEHYGPLQSGEAIGYAGEILAFVRAQMAEPRGGGGGP, from the coding sequence GTGAACCGGGCCCGGGACTGGCTCCTCCAGGCGGAAAAGGACCTGGAAATGGCCGAAATCGCCAGGAAAGCGGGAAGGCACGAGTGGGCCTGTTTCGCCGCCCAGCAGGCGGCGGAGAAAGCGGTCAAGGCCCTTCACCTCCACCTCGGGCAGGAGGCCTGGGGCCACCTCGTCGCCCGCCTCCTTAAGGAGCTTCCCCTCGAGGTCCCCCAGCACCTGGTGGAAAAGGCCCGGTACCTGGACAGCCTCTACATCCCCACCCGCTACCCCGACGCCTTCCCCGAGGGCCCTTCGGCGGAACACTATGGGCCCTTGCAGAGCGGGGAGGCCATAGGCTATGCCGGTGAGATCCTGGCGTTCGTCCGTGCTCAGATGGCCGAGCCGCGAGGAGGTGGAGGCGGCCCTTAG
- a CDS encoding nucleotidyltransferase domain-containing protein, whose product MPVRSWRSSVLRWPSREEVEAALRAWLARHPIPGLVAAGYFGSYARGEEGVGSDLDLVLVVKASSLPPWQRPAQLPLEELPVPTEALVYTLKEWQALPQRSPRFARVLREETRWLLPPPQ is encoded by the coding sequence ATGCCGGTGAGATCCTGGCGTTCGTCCGTGCTCAGATGGCCGAGCCGCGAGGAGGTGGAGGCGGCCCTTAGGGCCTGGCTTGCCCGCCACCCCATCCCTGGGCTTGTGGCCGCGGGCTACTTCGGCTCCTACGCCCGGGGAGAAGAGGGGGTGGGGAGCGACCTGGACCTGGTCTTGGTGGTGAAGGCCTCGAGCCTCCCCCCTTGGCAGAGGCCCGCCCAGCTTCCCCTAGAGGAGCTTCCCGTCCCCACCGAGGCCCTGGTCTACACCCTTAAAGAGTGGCAAGCCCTCCCCCAAAGGAGCCCCCGCTTCGCCCGCGTCCTGCGGGAGGAGACCCGCTGGCTCCTTCCCCCTCCTCAGTAG